TGACGCAGCAAAATTCcccaaaaccttaaaaaaaaaaaaaaagccaaatgaTGTGATTGCTTCACTGCTCTCTAATTACATCCACATGACTGAGCCTGTGGATTAGGCTTCTTGGTTCAGGAAACACTATTTCCTGGACTTTGACGCAAGGTCTTTGgccagtttttaatttttttagtggACGCAAATGAAAACAATCTTAATTCATCTCACGTCTGTCCTTCAACACATTCTTTTTAACTCGCCACATAGAAACTATTTACTGAAGTGGTTAGTGTTCAGGTAAGGTGAtacactttaaattttaaaataatgacttattaaaaaaaaaaaaaacttttctcagcctttttctgctgaaagtgcataaatttaattattgtttgACTTGAAATGCTTTGTAATTTAGACGTCTGAGTGAGAAATCCTGGGAATGATGCAGCATTTTATGATCACTGATGTTATACAGTATATGACAGTCAATTAACCTCTCCCAAAATTTACTGAAGGACTCTAACTGGATCAGGAGTCTCTTCCAAGAGGATGGCGGCTGTTCTCAAACTGTAAATTTCTAGCGTCCTCTTGTGGTAACATTATGCAAATGAATTTATTGAAAATCTACAATTAAAAGAGCTGCTGTAAAAAGACTCTTctcctttttctgctttgtgtgtgcTGAGCTAGTTTATTGATAGTGCATCTGTTGAAcagtaaaatcaaataaaatcaaaagtatctgaatctttgtaaaatatttctttcagggtgcctttcaaaaatgttgattcCTCTTTAAGTTGTTCATATTTTCTCAGGTTGCAGTctcaaatttcaatgtattttattaagattttatgtgacagaccaacatcTGCTTAGCTATTAAGTCAAACAGTGACACACAGCTTTTAATATCTTTCTACAaatgaaagtttgaaaagtgTGAGGGCAGGCAGTAAGTGCGTCTGTagtaaacacacaaaacacccCACCTGTTGTAACTTAGAAACTAGAGAAGTCAGTTAGCCACACCAATGAGGAATGCAAAGAAAATTagactttatttattcacatgTGTGAATCCATGTAATTTGAATTCAGTCAATAAATTCCTACAGACATCCTGGTGAATATCTGTTAGAAAACAtccagtataaataagcaacaCATGCAAAATAAATAGGTAAATTATAAGTTCATGAAATTCTGAAGAATCACATGGAATTCTGTGTCCAGCACAAatcttttgacatttatttttttataccctaaatctgttcattttaaCACCCTACTGTGTTTTGTCCCATCCCAATTTGTCTAGACTGTTTATCATCTGTTCACATACAGTTGAGGAAGGAGTTGGTCCTCATAATGCGGATCACCTTCCTGAATCTGTAGCTGTACTCATACTGCATATTTTCATGGAAGAAATACAAGTAGCCTGCAAGAGAACAAAGATGAACAAATGTAAGGAAATGACAGAATAtagaaaacatcaaatattcACAGGAATTTCTTTTCGTGTGAAGTATTTTTGCAACATCTGGTGGTAAGGCTGGAAACttccataatttaatttaaatgctcCACATTCTCTAATTTGAAAGATGCAGCAGATTAGAGTTTCTGCTAATTTCCTGAAATACATAACAAGCTATTTTTAGTGCTCATATTAGTTATGAGCACTTATATTTAGTCTATACTAGAAGGAGTATAGACTTCTTATTTAATCTATTAAATAAAGAGGCATGAGTAAAAAAACCCACTTATTCTTATTATAGGATTCTACATTGAAGGTTTATTGTTGCTACATCGTCAAAAAGTCACTTTTGAAAGTGTTCTGTTAAACAGTATTTGTGATCTGTGTTCTGAGATTTCAAATCATTGCCATGAgtatttagtggaaggaaagtcaaaaaataaattgggATCCTTTGTTCTAAATGAACAGATTTGAGTCCCGTATTTTATTGCTACCGGCAAATATTACACATTGGATCATTAACTAAATACTGAGTTTTGCATATTACCCTGTTGAAAAGTGACAGCATCAAACTCGTCATGCATTCCTGGAAAGTCATCCTCAACAGATTTTGGAAAACCAGGGTCCATGGTGCCTGTTGCTTCATCGTAACTGTAGGTAACACAAAATGCACAGAAATACAGAGAATCAATAAAGATTCCAAGAGACCAAGCTGTGAAGCACAAAAAATGTATGCTTGCCTTTTTAATATCACATTCTGTGTAACATCTTACCTCCAGTATTCTTCATCGGCAAAGAGCAGAGTTTTCCCAGTGTTTTTTATATGCACAGCTGCATCTATCTTTCTAACTGATTTGGGAAGACCAAGTTTATGTATGTACTTTGGGTAGCCATCCACAACTGAATATCCATTCAAGGCCCACATACGGATCCCTGGTTGAACAAACAACAGGGTATTGGTGTTACATGTGCTGTGTAGTATATGTTAGATAATCAGACATTTATATTTAACCCACCACTAAATATGAAGACGAAATCCTTCTCTGGGTACTCATACGCTGCATCCACTTTATTTGGCAGGGAGGGCCATGTGGACTTGATCAGCGTTTGCTCAGGTTCTGCCATCTGTGGATGGAGACGCCAGTAGAACCTGCAAAAAGAAGCAGCGCTGCAGACAAACTGGCCAAGCATTCACAAAAATGTTACAGGTGCAGAAATTGGGATGGGGTAATAATTGAAACTGGTTCAGATGAAAACTGGATTTTTGTCCAGACACATTAGCCTACATCGCAAAAAAACTGTGATAAGTCGGCAATGGCAAGGTTATCTCTAAGCTGCCACTGACTGTTCATCAAATGAAGCGCAGGATTAGGCAAAACTCTGCTGGGTCGAGATGAAGCTTTTcatgtgactttaaaaaaaactctaacttCGAAGAGTTAAAGTCATTATTGGATATCGActtcttgtcatttttgttatattttccaGTTTCACCACTGTGAAACAGTTTACTGATAATGAGGAGTTTGGTTTCAATGTGAGCCATTAGGACGATGTTAGCCTTCACTTTACCTGTCGCAGGTGCCCATTCATCGGGGCACCTGCATCCAATGAATGGGACATGCCTTCACTTTACCTGTCTTTGAAAATGATGGTTTCTCCTCTTAATTCTGTTACAGCATCAAAACTCAACTCAGGATCACATTTGTTAGGTGCATCGGGTTTTGGCTTCCTTTTTCTGGGATTGGGGTTGGGACCTGAAATTGACATTTACAATAGCATGAACAGACTTGCCTCATGCAATTATTGTACATTACAATTTCTAACCAAAGTTTCTATATGCCCACCATAGAGAGCTTGAATGCCTTCAATGTCATCTTCAGCCAGTGGGAAGCCAGAGGTGAACGAGTAGACTGGGTACATCAGGGCACCtgcgtccgatgaatgggacaTACCAAGTGCGTGACCTAACTCATGGGCTGCTACAATAAACAGATTGTACGCTGCAGAGAAAATACATAGAATTTAAACCACTGTTCTTTTGTGACAGAATTCGGTTTGCTATTAGTTATACATCTGCATCATAGTCACCTGATGAATCTTTGGTCCAATGTTCATCCTCATCAAAGTGAGTGTCTCCTCCAATTCCTGGGCCTGGAGGGTAGGCATGAGCCAGCAGCCCATCAGGTCCGTCAAATGGATTGTAGTCACCATGCTCTTCAGTACAAAAGGCAAACAAGTATTCAGCCTGCTGAACCTAACATGAACTATTTAACATGTGTACTTTCTAAAAGCCACAGTGCTTCATCACCTTTTGTTCCAAAGCTGATCATAATGTCTGCGTTGCCATCATGCATCTTCTTGAAGGTCAAAGGGGTGACATCCGCCCAAACATTCAGCGCGTTTCGGATTGCTCTGTCTACATCAGATCGCTTCAGATCGGGAGTATAATTCACAATCCTGAAACATTGGGGAGCATGAGAcaatcagaacatttttataaaattgacTCAAAATATCAAATTCTCTTCTTAAGGATTTAATAGTTACCTGAATGTGACGTTGTTGTTTTCCCATTTGAGGTGTCGAGGGAAGTGGTTGTACTCCCCAACATCTGGTACGCCACATCTGGGCCGCTTCATGACCTCCAGGGTGTTGTCATCAAGATTTCCAGTTACCTTCGCaagtggaaaaacaagaaaattgtaaACAAGTGTCAAGTCAAAACTTTGCTCTTTCTAAAGACTTTAAAAGGATGAGAACTTCTTCCATATGTAAAATGTTGTCTATACAATTTACTCTT
Above is a window of Xiphophorus hellerii strain 12219 chromosome 18, Xiphophorus_hellerii-4.1, whole genome shotgun sequence DNA encoding:
- the mmp13b gene encoding collagenase 3, with translation MMPVACLDNSVSTMFPLLMLLLPVLAQYSFALPLPTGKKENLVTDKVRIDDLLIAEKYLRHYYGLPTGLQSRQSSSSDFKNKVQQMQKFFKLQVTGNLDDNTLEVMKRPRCGVPDVGEYNHFPRHLKWENNNVTFRIVNYTPDLKRSDVDRAIRNALNVWADVTPLTFKKMHDGNADIMISFGTKEHGDYNPFDGPDGLLAHAYPPGPGIGGDTHFDEDEHWTKDSSAYNLFIVAAHELGHALGMSHSSDAGALMYPVYSFTSGFPLAEDDIEGIQALYGPNPNPRKRKPKPDAPNKCDPELSFDAVTELRGETIIFKDRFYWRLHPQMAEPEQTLIKSTWPSLPNKVDAAYEYPEKDFVFIFSGIRMWALNGYSVVDGYPKYIHKLGLPKSVRKIDAAVHIKNTGKTLLFADEEYWSYDEATGTMDPGFPKSVEDDFPGMHDEFDAVTFQQGYLYFFHENMQYEYSYRFRKVIRIMRTNSFLNCM